In Urechidicola croceus, a single window of DNA contains:
- a CDS encoding DUF4870 domain-containing protein: MKTKNDNNNAFLIHISALAGYFFPLGGVIAPLIFWQVKKDESAFLDEQGKEAVNFNLSFLLYQFILGLTFIPFFFRTIFNAFSNIDNMHNNFHFDFPNIFGFFGSASLIGLLAIARLALIILGAIRANNGENYKYPLTIKFIK; the protein is encoded by the coding sequence ATGAAAACTAAAAACGACAATAACAACGCATTTTTAATTCATATTTCTGCATTAGCAGGATACTTTTTTCCATTAGGCGGAGTAATTGCTCCACTAATTTTTTGGCAAGTAAAAAAAGATGAAAGTGCATTTTTAGATGAACAAGGAAAAGAAGCTGTCAATTTTAATTTGAGTTTTTTATTATATCAATTTATTCTTGGTCTTACATTTATTCCTTTTTTCTTTCGAACAATATTTAATGCTTTTTCAAATATCGACAATATGCACAATAACTTCCATTTTGATTTTCCAAATATTTTTGGATTTTTTGGAAGTGCTTCATTAATAGGATTATTAGCAATCGCAAGATTGGCTTTAATTATACTTGGAGCAATAAGAGCTAATAACGGTGAAAATTACAAGTATCCGTTAACCATAAAATTTATCAAATAA
- a CDS encoding PadR family transcriptional regulator, producing the protein MKIENTKAQMRKGVLEYCILSILEGGDAYTSEILVHLKDAKLLVVEGTVYPLLTRLKNAGLLNYRWEESTSGPPRKYYGLTETGKLFLKELNSTWSDLVEAVNLVTTKKSTKNE; encoded by the coding sequence ATGAAGATAGAAAATACAAAAGCGCAAATGCGTAAAGGGGTTTTAGAGTATTGCATACTCTCCATTTTAGAAGGAGGAGATGCATATACTTCAGAAATCTTGGTGCATTTAAAAGACGCTAAATTATTGGTGGTTGAAGGCACAGTATATCCCTTACTCACAAGGTTGAAAAATGCTGGATTACTCAATTATCGTTGGGAAGAATCTACTTCTGGACCTCCACGAAAATATTACGGATTAACCGAAACAGGAAAACTATTTTTAAAAGAACTAAACTCAACTTGGAGTGACTTGGTTGAGGCTGTCAACCTTGTAACAACAAAAAAATCAACGAAAAATGAATAA